Proteins from a single region of Flaviflexus salsibiostraticola:
- a CDS encoding adenosine deaminase, producing MRDLDNLPKVHLHLHFTGSMRVSTLREMAEEQGIRLPQNLVDNVALSVPANERGWFRFQRSYDAARKVVSSEAAMRRIIREAAEDDAREGSRRLEIQVDPTSYAPHVGGLTPALEIVVDEAREASKATGVEVGVIVAASRMKHPLDARTLARLAVSMAGDQPGDIIGFGLSNDERRGTTSEWAAAFNIARRGGLAAVPHGGELLGPDHLREVVAHLKPTRIGHGVRSSEDPDLLKRIVDAGIALEVCPASNVALGVYPDESAVPLQQLFASGAQIALSADDPLLFLSRLTDQYQIARDLGASDRQLAQMAVSSIDASLASESKKRQWRREVDDWLADTP from the coding sequence GTGCGCGACCTGGATAACCTGCCGAAAGTGCACCTGCACCTCCACTTTACCGGCTCCATGCGAGTTTCCACTCTGCGTGAGATGGCGGAGGAGCAGGGGATTCGTCTACCCCAGAATCTGGTCGACAATGTCGCCCTCTCCGTTCCCGCGAACGAGCGCGGCTGGTTCCGCTTCCAGCGCTCGTACGACGCCGCCCGCAAGGTCGTGTCCAGCGAGGCGGCGATGCGCCGGATCATCCGGGAGGCCGCGGAGGATGACGCACGGGAGGGCTCCCGCCGGCTCGAGATCCAGGTCGACCCCACCTCCTATGCCCCGCACGTCGGCGGGCTGACCCCGGCGCTCGAGATCGTCGTCGACGAGGCCCGAGAGGCATCGAAGGCAACCGGTGTCGAGGTCGGCGTCATCGTCGCCGCCTCCCGCATGAAGCACCCGCTCGACGCGAGGACGCTGGCCCGACTCGCGGTGTCGATGGCGGGCGACCAGCCCGGCGACATCATCGGCTTCGGCCTCTCGAACGACGAACGGCGCGGCACCACCTCCGAGTGGGCGGCCGCCTTCAACATCGCCCGCAGAGGAGGCCTGGCCGCGGTGCCGCACGGCGGCGAGCTGCTCGGCCCCGACCACCTGCGTGAGGTCGTTGCCCACCTCAAGCCGACCAGGATCGGCCACGGGGTCCGCTCGTCCGAGGACCCCGACCTGCTCAAGAGGATCGTCGATGCCGGCATCGCCCTCGAGGTGTGCCCCGCCTCGAACGTCGCCCTCGGCGTTTACCCAGACGAGTCGGCCGTGCCGCTCCAGCAGCTGTTCGCCTCCGGCGCCCAGATCGCCCTCTCCGCCGATGACCCGCTCCTCTTCCTGTCACGGCTCACCGACCAGTACCAGATCGCCCGCGACCTCGGGGCGAGCGACCGCCAGCTCGCACAGATGGCAGTCTCCTCCATTGATGCCTCGCTCGCCTCGGAGTCGAAGAAGAGACAGTGGCGCCGCGAGGTCGACGACTGGCTCGCGGACACGCCCTAG
- a CDS encoding phosphotransferase family protein — translation MSMTDQALQETREVELLTGPDAGDMLGAALASSGTVRTWKVHSVHHRPGAGVTVGYSVRLDGPAGAADHYVCATTGRVSQEPSDILVRVDGPDGIAVHVWLHPNDPELPALKTACESGAMSRFVGQRVKLELLSYRPTRRGVLRVSCRDGSRAFAKVVRPAHVRSLVRRHTMLVDAGVPAPRVLKDTEDGLVLISAGEGEPLANMLSRGMGDRTDQVLDNLTSLLDILPEAALTLTRRPAWSERADHYANAATTVLPQHRARLELLADGVKHLMTNSDPGPVVPTHGDFYEANILMNPGTTEVSALIDVDSLGPGHRVDDLGCLLGHVSVLPHLAPHSYPHVPDELERWTKRLERAVDPVALMARCAGVTLSLIAGARREGSGEWLSDAEGRLAAAELWLARGHSHLARRTRAQATRS, via the coding sequence ATGAGCATGACGGACCAGGCGCTGCAGGAGACGCGCGAAGTCGAGCTGCTGACCGGACCCGACGCCGGGGATATGCTCGGTGCCGCCCTCGCGAGCAGCGGCACGGTGCGAACCTGGAAGGTCCATTCCGTCCATCACCGCCCGGGTGCCGGGGTCACTGTCGGCTACAGTGTCCGCCTCGACGGACCCGCCGGCGCCGCCGACCACTATGTCTGTGCCACGACGGGCAGAGTCTCCCAGGAGCCCTCCGACATCCTCGTCCGCGTCGACGGCCCGGACGGCATCGCCGTCCACGTGTGGCTGCACCCGAACGACCCGGAGCTGCCCGCCCTCAAGACCGCCTGCGAGTCGGGGGCGATGAGCAGATTCGTCGGCCAGCGGGTCAAGCTCGAGCTCCTCTCCTACCGGCCGACCCGGCGCGGGGTTCTCCGGGTGAGCTGCCGGGACGGGTCGCGGGCCTTCGCCAAGGTCGTGCGGCCGGCTCATGTCCGCTCCCTTGTCAGGCGGCACACGATGCTCGTCGACGCGGGTGTGCCGGCCCCGCGGGTCCTCAAGGACACCGAGGACGGCCTCGTCCTCATCAGCGCCGGTGAGGGCGAGCCGCTCGCCAACATGCTGTCGCGGGGCATGGGGGACAGGACGGACCAGGTCCTCGATAATCTCACCTCGCTGCTCGACATCCTCCCGGAGGCCGCCCTCACTCTCACCCGGCGGCCCGCCTGGTCAGAACGCGCCGATCACTACGCGAATGCGGCGACCACCGTCCTGCCCCAACACCGAGCCCGCCTCGAGCTCCTCGCCGACGGTGTCAAGCACCTCATGACGAACTCGGACCCCGGTCCCGTCGTCCCCACTCACGGGGATTTCTACGAGGCCAACATCCTCATGAACCCGGGCACGACAGAGGTCTCGGCCCTCATCGACGTCGATTCGCTCGGCCCCGGCCACCGGGTCGACGACCTCGGGTGCCTCCTCGGGCACGTCTCAGTTCTGCCCCACCTCGCCCCGCATTCGTACCCCCACGTGCCGGACGAGCTCGAGCGCTGGACGAAGCGGCTGGAGCGGGCCGTGGACCCGGTCGCGCTCATGGCGCGGTGCGCAGGCGTCACCCTGTCCCTTATCGCCGGCGCACGCCGCGAGGGGTCAGGGGAGTGGCTGAGCGACGCCGAGGGACGCCTCGCCGCGGCTGAGCTCTGGCTGGCCCGCGGCCACAGCCACCTGGCACGCAGAACGCGCGCGCAGGCAACGCGAAGCTGA
- a CDS encoding macrolide 2'-phosphotransferase: protein MDDIDLARRHGLDLDPASLTSNDMGLDYRVVIGCAEGQGWVLRIPRRPGLHAPSMVERRVLELVAPALSVPVPDWRIHTPELIAYPLLPGSPGLTIESGEPIFHIDIASLVYAESMGDLLYELHAVNTDHAATTGVPVRSPEEVRAHWATTIEQVAGDFTIADALIDRWRAWLDDDSYWPGQSVLTHGEIYPAHTLIDGERITAVLDWTTAEVGDPARDFAIYHSIAPPAAFRAMADRYVTRGGEVWPRLEEHCIELMSTAPLSYALYALQTGDPDHRAAAQAGLAG, encoded by the coding sequence GTGGATGACATCGATCTCGCACGCCGGCACGGCCTCGACCTTGACCCCGCTTCCCTCACGTCCAACGACATGGGCCTCGACTATCGGGTCGTCATCGGCTGCGCGGAGGGCCAGGGGTGGGTGCTGCGGATTCCCCGGCGGCCCGGGCTCCATGCGCCGTCGATGGTCGAGCGGAGGGTGCTCGAGCTCGTGGCGCCAGCCCTCTCTGTGCCGGTCCCTGACTGGCGGATCCACACACCCGAGCTCATCGCCTACCCGCTGCTACCGGGGTCGCCGGGTCTCACGATCGAGTCCGGCGAGCCCATCTTCCACATCGACATAGCGTCGCTCGTCTACGCGGAGTCGATGGGCGACCTGCTGTATGAGCTGCATGCCGTCAATACGGACCATGCTGCGACCACCGGGGTGCCCGTCCGCTCGCCGGAGGAGGTCCGTGCCCACTGGGCGACGACCATCGAGCAGGTCGCCGGCGACTTCACAATCGCTGACGCCCTTATCGACCGGTGGCGGGCGTGGCTGGACGATGACTCGTACTGGCCCGGGCAGTCGGTGCTGACCCATGGCGAGATCTATCCGGCTCACACCCTCATTGACGGTGAGCGGATTACGGCGGTGCTCGACTGGACCACCGCCGAGGTGGGCGACCCTGCCCGAGATTTCGCGATCTATCACTCCATCGCACCACCCGCCGCATTTCGCGCCATGGCCGACCGGTACGTCACGCGCGGCGGTGAGGTCTGGCCGCGCCTTGAGGAGCACTGTATCGAGCTCATGTCGACCGCCCCGCTCAGCTACGCGCTGTATGCGCTGCAGACAGGCGACCCCGACCATCGAGCCGCCGCGCAGGCCGGCCTGGCGGGGTGA
- a CDS encoding acyltransferase family protein, whose amino-acid sequence MPTLPPPPLRPLRDGRRFRPELHGVRGLAILLVVVFHIFAAGRVSGGIDVFLAITGFLALPSLLGRTTGGWRIDLAARFSGLIRRLVVPLLPVLLAVGMAGTIVVPLSEQPQLFAEMRASILFYENWELITSQLTYDAAGPGTSPLQHIWSTSIQGQFHVVMTFFVMAVAWAAAKVHRSPRTALLMALGVVTAASFWWAMEETATNQAAAYFSTLTRAWELTLPGMLGLVVARIRLSPVARGILSWIGIALIVSCGFVLDGAALFPGPAALWPIAGICLFLIAGQTHVRWGADRLLTARPFQRLGDISYSLYLWHWPILIFALIITGREQADPATAAAVLALSLAAGVAGKSLFEDRAANWRPAFPTPARALATGATTTVLAFIAASGALAHSADRFEQETAAFEAMVVETDYPGAGAMVAPESVTIAALDPVPSRDILRSDAGWYATLNKAEPCIQRYSGSETTSCQHPEADEGSLVLMVGGSHTGQWAEPMAAMAVEYGWDLEVYEKSGCLFTTDSVRNSAGLPIDESCVAWNENMQDVIERRRPALVVTTGTTRLAGEPEAATPGMVDAVRRVTDAGIPVFLFRENPHRTEDWLACLADDSAAHTRCEAPRSDFYSAEIDREGLPQVSETARAFDTSKYLCDEESCYAQVGNVRVLRDDNHLTATFASSARTFIESELRSLTPDLFTAPAGSLTPETWGSLGR is encoded by the coding sequence GTGCCCACCCTCCCCCCTCCGCCGCTGCGCCCGCTGCGCGACGGCCGTCGTTTTCGTCCGGAGCTCCACGGTGTCCGCGGCCTCGCGATCCTCCTCGTCGTCGTCTTCCACATCTTTGCCGCAGGGCGGGTGTCGGGCGGCATCGATGTCTTCCTCGCCATCACCGGCTTCCTCGCGCTGCCGAGCCTGCTGGGACGCACGACGGGCGGCTGGCGCATCGATCTCGCGGCGCGCTTCTCGGGCCTCATCCGTCGCCTCGTCGTCCCGCTCCTGCCGGTGCTGCTGGCCGTCGGGATGGCCGGCACAATCGTCGTTCCCCTCTCCGAACAGCCGCAGCTGTTCGCAGAGATGAGGGCGTCGATCCTCTTCTACGAGAATTGGGAGCTCATCACCTCCCAGCTCACCTACGACGCGGCAGGGCCCGGCACATCACCGCTCCAGCACATCTGGTCGACGTCGATCCAGGGCCAGTTCCACGTCGTCATGACGTTCTTCGTCATGGCGGTCGCCTGGGCGGCGGCGAAAGTGCACCGCTCCCCGCGCACGGCCCTCCTCATGGCACTCGGGGTCGTGACGGCGGCGTCGTTCTGGTGGGCGATGGAGGAGACGGCGACCAATCAGGCGGCTGCCTACTTCTCCACCTTGACGCGGGCGTGGGAGCTCACCCTGCCCGGCATGCTCGGCCTTGTCGTGGCCCGGATCCGTCTCAGCCCCGTCGCGCGCGGCATCCTGTCCTGGATCGGCATCGCCCTCATCGTCTCGTGCGGCTTCGTCCTCGACGGAGCCGCCCTCTTCCCCGGGCCCGCAGCACTCTGGCCGATCGCCGGCATCTGTCTGTTCCTCATCGCCGGCCAGACACACGTTCGATGGGGCGCGGACCGGCTGCTCACCGCCCGGCCCTTCCAGAGGCTCGGTGACATCTCCTACTCCCTCTACCTCTGGCACTGGCCGATTCTCATCTTCGCCCTCATCATCACCGGACGGGAGCAGGCGGACCCCGCGACGGCCGCGGCCGTCCTCGCCCTGTCACTCGCTGCAGGAGTCGCCGGCAAGTCCCTCTTCGAGGACCGTGCCGCGAACTGGCGGCCTGCCTTCCCCACCCCGGCGCGTGCGCTCGCGACGGGGGCGACAACGACGGTTCTCGCCTTCATCGCCGCCTCCGGCGCCCTCGCCCACTCCGCAGACCGGTTCGAGCAGGAGACGGCAGCGTTTGAGGCCATGGTGGTCGAGACGGACTACCCGGGTGCGGGGGCGATGGTGGCCCCTGAGTCCGTCACGATCGCCGCGCTCGACCCCGTGCCGTCCCGCGATATCCTCCGGTCCGACGCGGGATGGTACGCGACGCTCAATAAGGCAGAGCCCTGCATCCAGCGCTACTCCGGCAGCGAGACGACGTCCTGCCAGCATCCAGAAGCCGACGAGGGCTCACTCGTCCTCATGGTCGGCGGCTCCCACACCGGCCAGTGGGCCGAGCCGATGGCGGCGATGGCGGTCGAGTACGGCTGGGATCTCGAGGTGTATGAGAAGTCCGGGTGCCTGTTCACGACGGACAGCGTGAGGAACAGCGCAGGGCTGCCGATCGATGAATCGTGCGTCGCGTGGAACGAGAACATGCAGGACGTCATCGAGCGGCGCCGGCCCGCGCTCGTCGTCACGACGGGCACGACGCGGCTCGCGGGAGAGCCCGAGGCGGCCACCCCCGGCATGGTCGACGCCGTCCGCCGGGTGACCGACGCCGGGATCCCCGTCTTCCTCTTCCGCGAGAACCCGCACCGCACCGAGGACTGGCTTGCGTGTCTGGCAGATGACTCGGCCGCCCACACGCGCTGCGAGGCGCCGCGCAGCGATTTCTACAGCGCCGAGATTGACCGTGAGGGCCTCCCCCAAGTCTCCGAGACCGCGCGCGCCTTCGACACGTCGAAGTATCTGTGCGATGAGGAGTCGTGCTATGCGCAGGTCGGCAACGTTCGCGTCCTGCGGGACGATAACCACCTGACGGCGACCTTCGCCTCCTCGGCCCGGACCTTCATCGAGTCCGAGCTTCGCAGCCTCACCCCGGACCTGTTCACTGCCCCCGCCGGCTCCCTGACACCGGAGACGTGGGGAAGCCTGGGGCGCTGA
- a CDS encoding UDP-N-acetylmuramate dehydrogenase — MPACEIDVIHTDSLKQVRPHFKCIASHLLVSAAMVYGSKLGGMSCSIIEPNESVEVGPSVPSTRRTGERAFADLTTIATGGPVGELVRATSEEEIVEAVRDADENGMEVLLLGGGSNLLVSDEGFSGRVIIDTRNSIEQVHLSGCGGAILRGTAGTPWDEFVTIAISQGWNGIEALSGIPGSLGASPVQNVGAYGQEISDTLYSVRVYDRQTKRRTDLAPAELGLSYRSSKLKESTTEWGATGRWIVLSVTLQLGLATNSTPIAYSQLAAALDVEVGARVPATRLRKAVLELRRSKGMVLDDADRDTYSLGSFFTNPIVPASEIPEGAPRYPYGDRFKTSAAWLIDNAGCRKGYGADLTGGRASLSTRHTLAITNRGGATTADVLTVARSVRSRVEEAFGVTLVNEPFLLGTDL; from the coding sequence GTGCCGGCGTGCGAGATCGATGTCATCCACACAGACAGCCTGAAGCAGGTCCGGCCGCACTTCAAGTGCATCGCCTCCCACCTGCTCGTCAGCGCCGCCATGGTGTACGGGTCTAAGCTTGGCGGTATGAGCTGTTCCATCATCGAACCGAATGAATCCGTCGAGGTCGGACCGAGCGTCCCGTCGACCCGCCGCACGGGCGAGCGGGCCTTCGCCGATCTGACGACGATCGCCACCGGCGGCCCGGTGGGCGAGCTTGTCCGCGCCACGAGCGAGGAGGAGATCGTTGAGGCCGTCCGAGACGCGGACGAGAACGGCATGGAGGTGCTCCTGCTCGGCGGCGGCTCGAACCTCCTTGTCTCGGACGAGGGCTTCTCAGGCAGGGTCATCATCGACACGCGCAACAGCATCGAGCAGGTCCATCTCTCAGGATGTGGGGGAGCGATCCTCCGCGGCACGGCGGGAACGCCGTGGGATGAATTCGTCACCATTGCAATCTCCCAGGGATGGAACGGAATCGAGGCGCTCTCCGGCATCCCCGGCTCGCTCGGTGCCTCGCCGGTCCAGAACGTCGGCGCGTACGGTCAGGAGATCTCCGACACGCTCTACTCGGTCCGCGTCTACGACAGGCAGACGAAGAGGCGCACCGACCTCGCCCCGGCCGAGCTCGGCCTGTCCTACCGCAGCTCGAAGCTCAAGGAGTCGACGACCGAGTGGGGCGCGACGGGCCGCTGGATCGTCCTGTCCGTCACCTTACAGCTCGGCCTGGCCACGAATTCCACGCCGATCGCCTACAGCCAGCTCGCCGCCGCCCTCGACGTCGAGGTCGGCGCACGCGTGCCCGCGACCCGCCTGCGTAAGGCGGTGCTCGAGCTGCGACGCTCGAAGGGTATGGTCCTTGATGACGCCGACCGGGACACGTATTCGCTCGGCTCCTTCTTCACGAACCCGATCGTCCCCGCGTCAGAGATCCCCGAGGGGGCGCCCAGGTACCCCTACGGGGATCGTTTCAAGACCTCCGCCGCCTGGCTCATCGACAATGCAGGCTGCCGAAAGGGCTACGGTGCCGACCTGACCGGCGGCAGGGCCTCGCTCTCCACCAGGCACACGCTCGCCATCACCAACAGGGGAGGCGCGACGACCGCCGACGTTCTCACCGTCGCTCGCAGCGTGCGCTCGCGGGTGGAGGAGGCCTTCGGCGTCACCCTCGTCAATGAGCCCTTCCTCCTCGGAACCGACCTGTAG
- a CDS encoding IS481 family transposase encodes MSHANAPLTPVGRQRLASLIVDQGWSIRRAAERFQVSPATASKWASRYRAGEPLADRSSRPHHSPARLAMRREHRIISLRFTRRWGPHRISHHLGIPRSTVERVLTRYRMPLLAHLDQTTGLPVRKPRPVRYEKQRPGELVHVDIKKLGRIPDGGGHRMLGRANGRRNRRHGVGYAFLHHAVDDYSRLAYSEILADEKKETAAEFWNRARTFFAQAGVTITAVMTDNGSCYRSRTFAAALGPQVKHRRTRPYRPQTNGKVERFNRTLATEWAYAQMYESDGARAATYSTWLHHYNHHRPHTGIGGQTPSDRVHNLTGNYS; translated from the coding sequence ATGTCCCACGCTAACGCACCATTGACCCCTGTGGGCAGGCAGCGTCTGGCTTCTCTGATCGTCGATCAGGGATGGTCGATCAGACGCGCAGCGGAGCGATTCCAAGTCTCACCGGCAACCGCATCGAAATGGGCGTCCCGCTACCGCGCGGGCGAACCTCTCGCGGACCGGTCCTCTCGACCGCACCACTCACCTGCGAGGCTTGCCATGCGGCGCGAGCACCGCATCATCAGCCTGCGGTTCACCCGCCGGTGGGGACCGCACCGGATCAGCCACCACCTGGGCATCCCGCGATCCACGGTCGAACGCGTCCTTACCCGGTACCGGATGCCTCTGCTGGCACATCTGGATCAGACAACCGGACTGCCGGTCCGTAAGCCTCGCCCTGTGCGCTACGAGAAACAGCGTCCGGGTGAGCTTGTGCATGTCGACATCAAGAAGCTCGGCCGTATCCCTGACGGTGGTGGACATCGCATGCTCGGACGCGCCAACGGCAGGCGTAACCGTCGCCATGGCGTCGGGTACGCGTTTCTGCACCACGCGGTCGATGACTACTCACGCCTGGCCTACTCCGAGATCCTTGCCGACGAGAAGAAGGAAACCGCCGCCGAGTTCTGGAATCGAGCCCGTACATTTTTCGCCCAGGCCGGAGTGACCATCACGGCGGTGATGACCGATAACGGGTCTTGTTACCGCTCTCGAACGTTCGCAGCCGCGCTCGGACCACAAGTGAAACATCGTCGAACTCGTCCGTATCGGCCCCAGACCAACGGCAAGGTTGAACGTTTCAACCGCACCCTCGCCACCGAGTGGGCCTACGCCCAGATGTACGAAAGCGACGGAGCCAGGGCCGCAACGTACAGCACCTGGCTCCACCACTACAATCATCACCGACCCCACACCGGAATCGGAGGACAGACTCCCTCAGACCGTGTTCACAACCTCACTGGGAACTACAGCTAG
- a CDS encoding FAD-dependent oxidoreductase, which translates to MTTYDRILSPLTIGPLTLPNRVVLAPMGTEMGLEDGRSTPREAAYYGARSRGGTGLVITGINFVQSDFEPISPGLARADTDEHTAGLKGIADAIHAGGGLAGLQLTPGLGRNNQYYDAMGMEPVSSSDNPYFFDPTRICRPLETHEIDLIVQRTGEAARRAYEAGFDVIDLHGHTGYLVDQFMSSVWNRRTDRYGGSAENRARFAVECIQAIKANAPGVVVSFRISVDHLFEGGRTWEETEGIVKALEAGGLDMILCDNGSYEAMDYVFPPYYLGDDCMVSAAKAVKSAVSIPVGACGNITPESGEEILARGEADLIVIGRGLIADPDIVTKLREGRPEDIRPCIRCNQLCTGNAFFGKAIGCAVNPEVGYEAERIITQTDSPKRITVIGAGPAGLEFARVAGLKGHTVDVYDRADRVGGVLLPAATPDFKRELFRMIEWWEHQLTQIDTVTIHLGREITPGDEALDGADVIVVAAGSHPFVPQSIIGAEHAVDVLAFHEGAEIGRRVVVCGGGLSGADAALELAEEGHEVTIVEMEEEIARDMLMLNRVSLQRELDRHGVTILTQTTVTEIVPEGVLADGPTGTQMIQADTVITAFGLRPATELGEALGAQVLTVGDCVQPRKVGDAVNDAYELAFTI; encoded by the coding sequence ATGACCACATATGACCGCATTCTCTCACCGCTCACGATCGGGCCACTTACCCTGCCGAACAGGGTCGTGCTGGCGCCGATGGGCACGGAGATGGGGCTCGAGGACGGCAGGTCCACGCCCCGGGAGGCCGCCTACTACGGCGCACGCAGCCGAGGCGGCACCGGGCTCGTCATCACCGGCATCAACTTCGTCCAGTCCGACTTCGAACCGATTTCGCCCGGACTCGCCCGCGCAGACACCGATGAGCACACGGCGGGACTCAAGGGGATCGCCGACGCGATCCACGCGGGTGGCGGCCTTGCCGGGCTTCAGCTGACCCCGGGCCTGGGCCGCAACAACCAGTACTACGACGCGATGGGTATGGAGCCCGTCTCGTCGTCCGACAACCCGTATTTCTTCGATCCGACGCGGATCTGTCGACCGCTTGAGACCCATGAGATCGATCTCATCGTTCAGCGCACCGGCGAGGCCGCGCGGCGCGCCTACGAGGCGGGATTCGATGTCATCGACCTGCACGGCCATACCGGCTACCTCGTCGACCAGTTCATGTCGTCGGTCTGGAACCGGCGCACCGACAGGTACGGCGGCAGCGCCGAGAACCGGGCACGCTTCGCAGTCGAGTGCATCCAGGCGATCAAGGCGAACGCGCCCGGCGTCGTCGTCTCCTTCCGCATCTCGGTCGATCATCTCTTCGAGGGTGGCCGGACCTGGGAGGAGACGGAGGGGATCGTCAAGGCCCTCGAGGCGGGCGGCCTCGACATGATCCTGTGCGACAACGGCTCCTACGAGGCGATGGATTACGTGTTCCCGCCCTACTACCTCGGCGACGACTGCATGGTGTCCGCGGCGAAGGCGGTTAAGAGCGCCGTCTCCATCCCCGTCGGCGCCTGCGGCAACATCACGCCCGAATCGGGCGAGGAGATCCTCGCCCGGGGCGAGGCAGACCTCATCGTCATCGGCCGCGGACTCATCGCCGACCCCGACATCGTCACCAAGCTCAGGGAAGGCCGCCCCGAGGACATCCGTCCCTGCATCCGCTGCAATCAGCTCTGCACCGGCAACGCCTTCTTCGGCAAGGCGATCGGATGCGCCGTCAACCCCGAAGTGGGCTACGAGGCGGAGCGGATCATCACCCAGACGGACAGTCCGAAGCGGATCACCGTCATCGGCGCCGGCCCGGCCGGTCTCGAGTTCGCCCGCGTCGCGGGCCTCAAGGGCCACACGGTCGATGTGTACGACCGCGCGGACCGCGTCGGAGGCGTTCTCCTTCCGGCAGCCACGCCCGACTTCAAGCGGGAGCTGTTCCGCATGATCGAGTGGTGGGAGCACCAGCTCACCCAGATCGACACGGTCACCATCCACCTCGGCCGTGAGATCACGCCAGGTGATGAGGCGCTCGACGGGGCTGATGTCATCGTCGTCGCGGCAGGCTCACACCCGTTCGTCCCCCAGTCGATCATCGGGGCCGAACATGCGGTCGACGTGCTCGCCTTCCACGAGGGCGCAGAGATCGGCAGGCGTGTCGTCGTGTGCGGCGGCGGCCTATCCGGCGCCGACGCGGCTCTCGAACTCGCCGAAGAGGGCCACGAGGTGACGATCGTCGAGATGGAGGAGGAGATCGCCCGCGACATGCTCATGCTCAACCGCGTCTCCCTCCAGCGGGAGCTCGACCGCCACGGCGTCACGATCCTCACCCAGACGACCGTCACCGAGATCGTCCCCGAGGGGGTCCTCGCCGACGGCCCCACGGGCACGCAGATGATCCAGGCTGACACCGTCATCACCGCCTTCGGTCTGCGGCCCGCAACCGAGCTCGGCGAGGCTCTCGGTGCTCAGGTCCTCACCGTGGGCGACTGCGTCCAGCCGCGGAAGGTGGGCGACGCCGTCAACGACGCCTACGAGTTGGCCTTCACCATCTGA